Part of the Parcubacteria group bacterium CG10_big_fil_rev_8_21_14_0_10_36_14 genome is shown below.
ACTGAATATTATTTTTCCTGATAAATTTGTCCGCGCGACTGAGCACATAAAAGAACAGATAGAGCTTATAAAGAGATTAGAAAAAAAAGGATATACATACAAAACAAAAGATGGGATTTATTTTAATACGTCGCGTTTCAAAGATTATGGAAAATTGGGTGGACAAAAAGCAGGAGAAAAAAAAGCTGGCGCAAGAGTGAAAATGGGTGAGAAAAAGAATATAACGGATTTTGCTCTTTGGAAATTTTCTCTACCTGTTGGTAAAAATGGAAAAAAACGTCAAATGGAATGGGCATCTCCTTGGGGTAAGGGATTTCCGGGTTGGCATATAGAATGTTCTGCGATGAGCCGTAAATATCTGGGACAGCCATTCGATATTCATACTGGTGGTATAGATCATATTCCTGTCCACCACACCAATGAGATAACCCAAAGCGAGGCAGCATACGAAAAACCCTTGGCGCATTTTTGGCTTCATAATGATTTTTTAACTGTTGATGGTGGAAGGATGGGAAAATCCGAAGGAAATTTTATACGTCTTTCAGAAATTGAAAAAAAAGGTTTTAATCCTTTAGCTTTTCGTTATTTTACACTTCAGGCTAATTATCGGACAAAATTAAATTTTACATGGAATGCGCTTACAGCATCACAAAACGCTTTAAATAAGCTATGGAATGAAGTAAGAAAAATAAAACCATCTTCGATTAAAAGAAAGTCTGCTGGTTGTTTAAAATTAGAAAAAAAGTTTGAAGTTGCGCTTGATGATGATTTAAATACTCCCGAATGCCTAGCTGTTGTTTGGGAATTGCTAAAATCCGGTTGTAAAGAAGGTGATAAGGCCCACAGTTTATTAAAATTTGACGAAATATTAGGATTGGATATTGGACGATATATGGGAAAAACGGAAATAATTCCTGAAAAAATAAAAAAACTTGCCAAAGAGAGAGAAAATGCGCGTAAGAAAAAAGATTGGAAGTCTGCTGATAAGATTCGTATGGAAATAGAAAGACAGGGATATGAAGTGGAAGACACTGATGCTGGTTTTAAAATAAATAAAAAATAAATCCCACCCCTACCTTCCGTCATTGCGAGGAGCGTACTCGCGACGTGGCAATCTTATTGCATATGCAGAATAAATTATACTATATCTATATACTTACAAATAACGATAATAAGGTATTATACACTGGTATCACAAGTAATTTGCCAGGTAGAATATATCAGCATAAAAGCAAACTGGCAGATGGGTTTACTAAAAAATATAATGTAGATAAATTAATATATTATGAAGTAGCAGAGACAGCTATATCTGCAATAGCAAGAGAAAAACAAATTAAAGCGGGTTCAAGAAAAAAGAAAATCGAGTTGATAAATAAAATCAATCCGGAATGGAAAAATTTATATAATGATGTTCTATAGTGAGATTGCCACGTCCTCCGAGTACGGACTCCTCGCAATGACAGCGAGGATTTTTGTTATATCCATCGTCGCCATCTAAAGAGTACTAACATAGACAATGCGCCACTCATCAAAAGGGCGGATATCTTCCAAAAACCCCAAGCCGTGTGCACTAATGGAGTGCCTTCTGCGCCGATTCCAAAAGCAGTGGCAATAAGCGACAAGGGAAAGGTTATGGTTGCGATAATCGTAAGAACTTTTGTAACTTGATTTACTCTATAATCAACTAATGTAGAATTTGCTTGATGCAATGCATTTATAGCATCTTTATAGCTTTCTAGGGACATATTTATTTCTTTTGCGTACTCTATTAGTTCTAAAAATTTGTTTCTATCGTTTTGTCTTGTAATATATTTTTTTGATTTTTCTACAAATTTTTCTAAAACATATCCATGCGAGCGAATAGACCGCTGAAAATCAAAGATATTTGTTTTGATACGAAGAGTCTGTTCAACTGTTTCTTTTTTTTCGTATTTTTTATTATAAAAAAGCATATCTTCTACTTCCTCGATATCCATATTTATATGCCTTAACATTGGAAAACAATAATTAAAGAGCTCAGTTAATATCTCATAAAGTATTAATCCTGGATGGTCGCACATTTTTTGTGAAGGTTTGGCGCTACAGGAAGCAAATATTTTTTGGATAATAGGAGTTTTATTTCCATGAACAGTTATTAATGTATTTTTCATTATAAAGAAATCAATCTCTTCAGTATATATGTCGCCATTTATACGGTTATAAACCGGAAAATGAATGATTAAAAATAAATATTTTTGTCTTTCAATCATTTTCATCCGCTGAATTGGAGGTAAAACATCAATAATATCTTCTTTATTAAGATTAAATTTTTTAGCTAAGTAGTCCATCTGCGCCTTACCCGGCTGGGTTACATTAATCCAGCTTATTTTTTTCATTTTTAATTCATTGACATTTCTCATATTGATTTACAGAATAGCTAAATTTAATTTTGTATACATCCTTTTTTATTATAGCATATTTTTACGTATATTGTTATAATATAAATTAGATATAACTTAATAGTTAATTTTTTGAATATGGCTATTGAATTGTCGTCACAAGAAGTGCCTGTGGATAAAAAAGTAGAACAGAAGGAAGGATTTGAGCCAATTTTAGAAAAAAAATTGGAATCAGAGGCAGAAACATTAAAAGAAACTAAAAAATTAAATGCAGGGTCGCCAGTCGGCGTTGTTCAAGATGAAATTCTCCACGATGAGGAGCTTATTGAGATAAAAGGCATATTGTCAGAAGATATTTTAGGATTATTTAAACAGATGTCTTCTTTGCGTCAACAGGTTTTCAGAAGACGAGGAGAAGATATTGCTATAAAAATAAAGCTAACTATGCAAAAAACGCGGGTTAAAGCATCAGATATTTTTGAGCTTATAAAAAATTGGCTTAAAATGATACCGCGTTTAAGCTTATATTTTTTGGAACAGGAAGCAAAGATAAAAACGGATAAAATATTAGGTTTGAAGAAAGATGGGCAGGCGATTGAAAAATAAAATATAAATTACACATGTTTTTTTGATATATGCAATTATTAGACTTCATCCAAGCAAATATTAGCAGTTTTTTTGTAAGCCCGATTGCTCCGGTTATCTTTTTTTGGTTATTCATCTTATTTTTTATAGTTGGCTGTGTTGTTATAGTTATATCGGTCCTTAGAAAAAAACATAAAGCTGAACTTGCGTCGCATATTAAGATATTCAAAATTTCTGTACCAAAAGAGGCGGGTGAAAAAAAGGGTGAACAAGAAAGGACGAAAGCTCTTTCAGAAATTCAGGAAGATATAGCGGTTATGGAAAATTTGTTTTCCGCTATAGGCGGACTTAAGCCAGAATCAAACTTTCATTCTATCGTTTACGGAAGACACGATATCTTTTCTTTCGAAATAGTGGTAGAAAAGGGATTAATATATTTTTATGTCGCTACTCCCGCGAGATATGCAAACTATCTAGAAGAACAGGTTTTGGCGCAATTTCCTTATGCTCAGATTAAAGAAACCTCTGATTATAATATTTTTTCTCCTCGCGGAGTGGTAAAGGCCGGATATTTAAAATTTAAACGGCCAAGTTTTTTTCCAATAAAAACTTATAAAAAAATGGAGTCAGACCCATTAAATTCTCTTTTAACCGTTCTTTCAAAAATAAAAAAAGAGGATGGGGTTTCTATTCAGCTTGTTATGAGACCGGCTGGTGAAAAGTGGAGAAAAAAAGGTCAGCGCGTTGCCCAAGAAGTTCAACAGGGTAAAAAAATATCGCAGGTTTTAAGCGAAATGACTTTTTTGGGGCAGATTTGGTCTATCTTTAAAACAGGAGGCGCTGTAAAAAAGAAAGAAGCAGAGACACAGTATCGTCTTTCTCCTTTGGAGGAAGAGATGGTAAGGGCGCTTGACGAAAAGTCAGCTAAAGCGGGGTTAGACGTAAACATCAGAGTTGTTGTTTCCGCCGAAACAGAGGCTATAGCAAGTGGGTATGCTTCTAATATAGTAAACGCTTTTTCACAATATAGCTCATATCAATATGGAAACACATTTATAAAATCAGTACCAAGCGTGATGAAAACGGTTCGTGATTTTATTTTTAGAAGCTTTAGCTCTAAATATTCTATAATTTTGAATGCTGGAGAACTATCCAGTATTTTTCATTTTCCACTTCCTGATACAGAAACACCTAATATTGCCTGGCTTTCTGCCAGACAAGCTCCTCCGCCAAATAATTTACCAGAAGAGGGGACTATACTTGGCGAATCGGTTTTTAGAGGGCAAGAAAAAATTATATTTATTAAGCCGGCAGATCGCTTGCGACATATGTATGTTATTGGCCGGTCGGGAACCGGTAAATCCCATTTTCAGAAATATATGGCCATACAGGATATAAAAAGCGGTAAAGGGCTTTGTATAATAGATCCACATGGTGATTTGGCCGAGGATTTACTAAATCACATTCCAAAAGAGAGGGCAGAAGACTTGATTTATTTTAATCCCGCGGACCTAAGAAGGCCGATGGGTTTAAATTTGCTTGAATATGACCCTAACTACCCTGAACAAAAAACTTTTGTCATAAATGAAATGATAAATATTTTAGATAAACTTTATGACTTAAAAACAACTGGCGGACCAATGTTTGAGCAATATATAAGAAACGCGATGCTTTTAATAATGGAAGATCCAGAATCCGGTTCAACTTTGATGGAAATATCAAAAGTTTTAGCAGATGCGGATTTTAGGAAATATAAGTTAACCAAGTGTCATGATCAGATTGTCTATGATTTTTGGACAAAAGAGGCGGAAAAAGCAGGGGGAGAGGCTGCGCTCGCCAATATGGTGCCTTATATTACTTCAAAATTAAATCAATTTATTTCTAACGAAACAATGCGTCCTATTATTGGACAGCAAAATTCAGCTTTCAATTTTCGAGAAGCAATGGATTCTAAGAAAATAATACTCGTCAATCTTTCAAAGGGCAAAATTGGCGAACTTAACTCCTATCTTTTGGGGCTTATAATCGTTGGAAAAATTTTGGCAGCCGCTCTTTCCCGAGCGGATTTGTCAGAAAAAGAACGAAAGTCGTTTTACTTATATATTGATGAATTCCAAAATTATACTACCGACAGTATTTCTATTATCCTATCGGAAGCCAGAAAATATGGGCTTGGACTTATTATTGCTCATCAATACATCGGACAGCTAACAAAAGGCGGAGATACGTCAATCCGCGATGCTGTTTTTGGCAATGCCGGAACAATGGTAGCTTTTCGGATTGGAGCAGATGATGCGGAATACCTGGAAAGAGAATTCTCACCCGTTTTCAGCGCGCGTGACCTTATAAATATAGAAAGTCGGAATGCATATATAAAATTATTAATAGATAATACGGCTTCCCGACCGTTTAGCATGCAAACACTTCCACTTCCGCTTTCCAATCAGATATTGGGTGAAAAAATTATGCAATTGGCTCGTTTAAAATATGGAAAAAATAGAAAGTTAGTGGAACTTGAAATAAAAAAAAGAGCTCGCGTTTGATAAACAATTAATAAAATTAATATGGAAGAAGAAAATAAAAACGAAGAAGTAGTTTCCGGAATTGATAAAAATCAGATATTATTAAAAATTTTATCTGATTTGAAAATCGGATTAGAAAGTGCAATAAAAATTTTGGGCGGAGATGAAGGAATGGAGCGGATGAAGACGAAGATAAGAAGCGGACAAGACGAAAAGGATACCGGAAAAATTATAGAAGGCGTTTTTGCCGGAGATAAGATGGTTGGCGCTGATGGGGCTTCGTATAATATACCACAAAATTATGCTTCAAAATCAAAACTTTTAGAAGGGGATATATTAAAATTGACCGTTACTCCGAGCGGAAATTTTATTTATAAGCAGGTAGGTCATGTGCCAAGAAAACGGCTTATGGGGGAATTAATTGTAGACGAAGAGCAAGAAGAGTATTGGGTGGCAACAGAATCGGAGAAATGGCGAGTTTTGAAAGCTAGCGCGACATATTTTAAGGGACAAACAGGGGATAGGGTTGCGTTTTTGCTTCCGGAGGATGCTCCTGCGAAATGGGCTGCAGTAGAGAATATAATTAAGAACGACCAAGAAGGATTGTAGATATTAAAAAATAATTTAAAATAGGAGGTTCATACTTCCTTTTTTATTTCTTCGTATTTCGTATCACGTGCTAGAACGTATCCCTGTGGAACAGATTTATATTAAAATTTTCCCTCCTATACATAATACGTAATACTTGATACATAATGCACTTCTTAGAATATGGGTGATTGTATTAAATCTTATTTTTGGGTAAGATATATAGTAATCGTAATTTTAATTTTATGACGCAAGTATTATACCGAAAATATCGTCCCAAATTTTTCGGCGAGATTATTGGTCAGGAGCATATAACAAAAACACTGGAAAGCCAGATTTCAACCGGAAAACAAGTTCATAGCTATCTTTTTACTGGCGGAAGAGGCATTGGGAAGACAACCATTGCTCGTCTTTTGGCGAAAGCGTTAAATTGTACAGAAAGAAAAGAAAAACAAAGCGAGCCCTGCGGAAAATGTGTTAATTGTTTAGCTCTTCAGGCGGGAAATTCTCTAAGTATTGTAGAAATTGACGCTGCTTCACATACAGGAGTTCAGGACGTCCGTGATAAAATAATAGAAAACGTACGTTTTACTCCGGTTGGAGCAAAGTATAAGATTTTTATCATAGATGAAGCGCATATGCTCTCAGGAGCGGCTTTTAATGCGCTCCTAAAGACCCTTGAAGAACCTCCGGAATATATTATCTTTGTTCTTGCAACTACCGAAATCCATAAGATACCTGCAACAATACTTTCCAGATGTCAGAGGTTTGATTTTAAAAAACCTACCATAAAAGATATTGTTAAAAAATTGGAGTTAATCAGTAAAGAAGAAAAGGTAAAGATTGATAAAAGTATTTTAGAAAGGATAGGCTATCTTTCAATGGGAGGAATGCGGGATGCCGAAAGTTTATTGGGACAAATTTTGAGCTTGGGAATAAAAGATATAAAAAATGAGGACGCAAACCTTATTCTTCCGCAAGGTGATTTTTCTGCGGCATTGGATCTTTTTGAATATTTAGTTAATAAAGACGGTCGCAATGCAATAATTTCTCTAATTTCTTTGGGAGAAGATGGTATAAACTTCAAGTATTTTTTTGATAATGTAATTGAAATTGCAAGAAAGGCGTTGTTTTATTCAATAACAAACCGAGATGACGAATTTTTGCCGGTTGATATAAATAAAAAAATAAGTGTTTTAGCAGATTTTGCGGGTAGAGTAAACCTTTTGAAGATTTTAGACACATTGCTTGCTAGGCGCTCGGAAATAAATAATCTTGATATCCCGTCACTTCCTTTGGAGATGGCTGTGGCAGAGATTTGTGGAGAAGATAAGAAAGAATCTTACGATGAACAGAATAATCAGAATATTGAAAATGATAATTTTGAAAAAAAACTACCTGCTATTAAAAAAGATAAAATAGAAGCTCCCGGTGATTTATTAGAGATTCAATCTAAATGGCAGGATGTTCTTAATAAAATAAAAGATCATAATCATTCACTTCCTTTTGTTTTGAATACTGCAACACCACTTGATTTTGATGGAAAAACACTTGTTTTAGGTTTAAAATTTAAGCTTCATAAGGAAAAACTGGAAGATATAAAGAATCGCGAAATCTTGACAAATGTTCTAAAATCTGTTTATAATAAAGATATTTTAATAGCCGTAAAACTTGATGAAACCATTGGAGAGATAAGTAGCGAGGTTCAAAATGAAGATGATGAGGTTGATGTTGAGAGCGAATTTAAAATATAGTTAGTTCTATTTAGTGCTCGGGGATCGTCTAATGGTAGGACAACAGGTTCTGGACCTGTTTATCGGGGTTCGAATCCCTGTCCCCGAGCACTGAATAGAACAAGGACGTGAAGCATGTCGGACGAACCACTCTTTAGAATAGAATTTGCTGATTTTAGCCAGCCGGAAATTAAAATGTGTGATTGTGGTTCTTTGCCTCCTCACGCTTATATAATTCTTGGTGATTTCAGGTCTGCCCCAATATCGGCAAAATATTGGGGCAGGGGACTTTTAAAAGTAGAACCAATTTTGTCTTTTGGTGAAGATTTAGCAAGAGAACTTTTGCACGAATTTGAAAAATTACCATTGCCTGAAAGGGGTCCAAGAGATATAGAATGTGAGTTTCATCCGAAAAACTCTGCCATCAAACTAAACCCATTAAAAGAAGATCAATAGGAGGAAACGTGGATTATCCAAGGGTAAAGATGTGCAATTGTGGGTCCTTGCCACGTCACGCGCACATATGGCTTGGTAGTCATATAAAAATGGGAACTGCTTTTAGCACACAGTCAAAAGGTGTTCTAAGAGTTATAGATTGGTATAAGAAAAAGCTTATAACCCGTGCAGTTGTGGATAGTCTTTGTAGACAAATCTGTCTATTGAACTTGCCAAAGAGCACGAGAAAAGATATAAGATTCAATCACTAAACCGCCTATGCGGTTTTTTTAATTGCAATGAACTGGTATAATACAATTATTATAAATAATTTATTTAATCTATGAAAAATGAAGGAAAGATTTTGTGTATCGTGCTAACTTTTTTTGGCACAATTTTATTGCTCGTAGTAATACTGTTTGCATATCTGTGGATTAAGAATCCATTTGGTATAAAGGACACTCTTTTTAAAAGTTCGGCAGAAAAAATAGGCAGTACGAGTCAGACATACGATCACCCCGGCTTAACCGATTCACAAGAATCGTTATTAAGATCTGTTGGTATTGATCCTGCAAAATTACCGGAAAAACTTACTCCGGAGCTGGAGTCTTGCTTTATTGCAAAATTAGGAGAAAAAAGAGTAAATGAGATAAAGGCTGGATCTGAAATAGGTCCTTTAGATTTATTAAAAGCAAATTCTTGTTTATAGTATGGAAAAAATTGAAAGTAAAGATAACGCTAAAATAAAAATTTTGCGTAAATTATCGCAAAAAAAATATCGGGACGAATTGGGATTATTTATTGTAGAAAATATAAAAACCATTCAGGATGCGGATTTGACTCCGAAAATGCTTTTTGGAACTAATAAAAAAATATTAGAAAAATTAAAATCCGATGAAAAATATTTAATAAACGAGGAGGTAAATAAGTCGTTTTCCAGTCTTGACACTCCATCCGGTATTGTTGCGTTATATAAGAAAGAAGAAAAGAAGATATCATATTCTTCCAGAGTTGTTTATTTAAATGGGATAAATGATCCGGGGAATCTTGGCACAATTTTTCGAACCGCCCTTGCTTTTGATTTTAACCATATTGTAGTTGATGAAAAGTGCGCGGATATTTATAACCCAAAAACCATACAGGCGGGAAAGGATGCTATTTTTAAACTCAGCATAACGCATGATAAAAATTTAAAAATTTTGAAAGAGATTAAAGAGAAAATGAATATTATTTCTACTCGACTTGAGGCCGGAAAGAGTCCGGAAAAGTTTAGAAATAAAAAAATATGTCTAGTTTTGGGAAGTGAGGCGCATGGTGTGGATAGGTCAATACAAAAATTATCAAATGATTTTATAAAGATAAAAATTTCTAAAGAGATGGAATCGCTAAATGTCGCAATAGTCGCAGGAATAATACTTTACTCAATATAAAAATACCCCCGACAATCGGGGGTATTTTTATTTAATATTCGTACGCGCCTCTATCTGGCGCCGATCCAGATGGCCGTGCTTTTCCGGTAAAATCCGGACTAGTAAGCCCTGCCCAAGTATAACCGGAATTAATTGCCGGGCTTGTGCTTTGTAAACTTAGATTAAAGTCATCTGTTGCAACTTTAGTAAATTGTGGATTTTGGCATAAATCATTACTGCCTGCCGGACAAACCGAAGCTTGGTCTTTAACGTTATAAATAATAGAATAACTGTTATTAAAACTTATACTATTTGTATTTGTCCAAATTAAGCAGGTTTGATCTCCACCGCTATAATCTTTGCTTCCATAAAATATGTTATTAATGGAATTGACTGCTTGAGGAGTGTTGACTGATGATTCTGCGATTATTAGGCAGTCGCCTTCGCCATACACACTATTATTATAGAGGTTCATTTGGCTATTACCTTCAAATGTAAGGGCAATGGCGCTTCCGCCCGATCGGCATTCGTCTACATTGTAGGTAAATGGCTTTCCGTCAAAATACCCACAATTACTTATTGCGACACTATCGGTAACGATAGAATTTCCTGCTACTTTGATTTGGTCGCCGGCATTCCCTTCCGCGATTGTCCGTTTTATTGTGATAGTTCCGTCCCTGTGGTATAGGAGGTCAAGACCATCAGAAGTATTGTGAGAAAATGAAGAATCTTCAATAATCCAATTTGCATTTGTTTGGCCTGTTCCTAACCCATCGCCATATCCGCCGGCAGTTTGTGACCAACAGCCAATCGGCTGGTCTCCGGGATAAGTTTCTCCACATCCGTTCCAGTTTACGTTTACATTTTTAAAGGCAATGGTGCCGGAGTTGCTGTCAGTACCTTCTATATCCCCATCCCAGCCAGCCCAGCCATTTGCCACAATATCAACATTTTCCAATGTCCAGTCCGTTAGACGCCCTGCGTTGATTCCGTTAACCGCAAGCCCATGAATATTTAAGTTTTTTAATAAAACATTAGAAGAGTCTGATGCCAGAATACCGGTTGCCGCCCAAGGTCCGTATGGATAATCATCACGCTCGCACTCTAATGATCCTGTGTGGTCTTCTACGCATTGGCTATGGTCTGTAATTTCAAGACACTGAATTTCGACATTGCTTCTTTTTCTTAAATCAACGATTCCCCAAGGGCGCTCTACTCCAAAAAATTCTGGTTTAGTAGCGCATCCTGTATTCCAGTTTTGTCCCAAAATACGGGTTGGTTGACTGACTGTTCCTGAAGGTATAGGAAGCATCATACAATCATATGGATAGTCGGTATCACAATTATCATCGCCTGGCGCGCCATATCCCATCATATATGAACCATCTGCTATAACTAGAGTATCTCCTCCGTTAATACGTTTTGTTCCATTTGGCGGAAGCGCTATAAATGGATGGCTCCATGCGCAAGCTTGGCCTGTGCCACTGCCAGAATATGCAACATTCGCCAGTCCTGTGCACTGCGTTGTATTTCCGCCGTTGGTTCTTATGTAGTACGTTGTGCCATATTCGCTGACAATCGGCTCTGGTTCTGGAGTTACTTCTGGCTCTGGAGTTACTTCTGGCTCTGGTTCTGGAGTTATCTCTGGTTCTGGAGTTATCTCTGGTTCTGGAGTTGGAGTAGGTGATGGAGAAGGGCTCGGCGATGGAGATGGGCTTGGTGATGGAGAAGGGCTCGGCGATGGAGATGGGCTTGGTGATGGAGTCGGGGTTGGATTAGCATTCCCGCTATTCATAATTTTTTTTGCATTTTTATTTGTATTAACAAAAGTAAATTGTGACATTATGGTCGCAGGGCTATAGCTATTTTTTGTTTCTATATTGGCGCCAATTTCATAATTTATAAAAAAAGCGGTTGGGATATCAATTATTTTTTTATTCCAATCAACCCCATACAACTCTTTTGCAAGCGCTTCAGTCTTAACCCAGCGCAGTTTTCCGTCATCGCCGATAGCATAGACTTTTGGATCGGTTTGTATTTTTAACATTTTTGCTCCCGGTCTGCAGTTCATACTTCCCTTAAAAGGGATTGTTGCCAATTCCGCATCAGAGATAGTGATGACATTCAAAAAGTTGTTATACCAAGTTTTAAATGTCGCTTCGTTTGGAAAGGCATACCTTCCACCGTCAGTTGCATAATAATATATTGCTGAACTACTGCCTTTTATGAGTGAACCGGCAGTTAGATTCGATGTGGTCGCTTTTATTCCGATAGGAAGAAGCAACAATAATGAAACAAGCAACAAAAGATTGACTTTTTTCATATAAATTCTTATTAATGACCAGAGATATGCCCAGCCCCGCTTTTATATAAAATTGGCGTTGGGTATATTTCTAGAGTTAGTGTTTTTATTAAATTTTTAAAAGTATGTTTATTATACTATAATTGTATCATATGTTGTATTTTTTAATAATCACTTCAATTTTATTGTTTTCATCCGGAATTGCCGGTTTTTTAGCTGCACCATATGTTCCGACCAGAAAAAAAGACGTAGAGCGTTTTTTAGAGTTGGCACAGGTAGAAAAAGGGGATATTATTTATGATTTAGGATGTGGAGATGGAAGAATATTGAAAGCGGCAAAGAAAAAAGGCGCAAGAGCTATTGGTTACGAATTTTCAATTCTAAATTATATTTTTTGTAGATTACGTGGGATTGAAATGAGATTTAAAAATTTTTTTAAAGCTGACTTTAAAGATGCGGATATTGTCTATATGTTTTTATCGGCAAAAGCGCATAATAAAATGGGCAA
Proteins encoded:
- a CDS encoding excinuclease ABC subunit C; amino-acid sequence: MQNKLYYIYILTNNDNKVLYTGITSNLPGRIYQHKSKLADGFTKKYNVDKLIYYEVAETAISAIAREKQIKAGSRKKKIELINKINPEWKNLYNDVL
- a CDS encoding cysteine--tRNA ligase, which gives rise to MKLYNTLTRKKQQFKPLHDKRIGVYSCGPTVYSFAHIGNLRSYIFADILHRALEYDGYKVKHIINITDVGHLVSDEDEGEDKIIRAARLQKKSAWEVARFFENQFKEDIKELNIIFPDKFVRATEHIKEQIELIKRLEKKGYTYKTKDGIYFNTSRFKDYGKLGGQKAGEKKAGARVKMGEKKNITDFALWKFSLPVGKNGKKRQMEWASPWGKGFPGWHIECSAMSRKYLGQPFDIHTGGIDHIPVHHTNEITQSEAAYEKPLAHFWLHNDFLTVDGGRMGKSEGNFIRLSEIEKKGFNPLAFRYFTLQANYRTKLNFTWNALTASQNALNKLWNEVRKIKPSSIKRKSAGCLKLEKKFEVALDDDLNTPECLAVVWELLKSGCKEGDKAHSLLKFDEILGLDIGRYMGKTEIIPEKIKKLAKERENARKKKDWKSADKIRMEIERQGYEVEDTDAGFKINKK
- the dnaX gene encoding DNA polymerase III, subunit gamma and tau; this translates as MTQVLYRKYRPKFFGEIIGQEHITKTLESQISTGKQVHSYLFTGGRGIGKTTIARLLAKALNCTERKEKQSEPCGKCVNCLALQAGNSLSIVEIDAASHTGVQDVRDKIIENVRFTPVGAKYKIFIIDEAHMLSGAAFNALLKTLEEPPEYIIFVLATTEIHKIPATILSRCQRFDFKKPTIKDIVKKLELISKEEKVKIDKSILERIGYLSMGGMRDAESLLGQILSLGIKDIKNEDANLILPQGDFSAALDLFEYLVNKDGRNAIISLISLGEDGINFKYFFDNVIEIARKALFYSITNRDDEFLPVDINKKISVLADFAGRVNLLKILDTLLARRSEINNLDIPSLPLEMAVAEICGEDKKESYDEQNNQNIENDNFEKKLPAIKKDKIEAPGDLLEIQSKWQDVLNKIKDHNHSLPFVLNTATPLDFDGKTLVLGLKFKLHKEKLEDIKNREILTNVLKSVYNKDILIAVKLDETIGEISSEVQNEDDEVDVESEFKI